Proteins co-encoded in one Methylomonas albis genomic window:
- a CDS encoding V4R domain-containing protein: MIQNSKSDYQIAQQQILDGIISGEFDIENRKDLGPLIPIRLFQALRMVALGSNVEDILGQGAPSLVYHSGQSLGLAMGQIAAANIDKDLETYVGKIKLLCRQLSIGLVVPDKVDLSAGVLELRVDECVSCAGIHHVSAPICHFEAGMVGGIVRTFFNRNVKATETKCNALGDKTCLIRVDLL; encoded by the coding sequence ATGATACAAAACAGTAAATCAGACTATCAGATTGCCCAGCAGCAAATTCTCGACGGTATTATTTCCGGCGAGTTCGACATCGAAAACCGTAAGGATTTGGGGCCTTTGATTCCGATCCGCTTGTTTCAAGCCTTGCGCATGGTGGCGCTGGGATCGAATGTCGAAGACATACTGGGGCAGGGCGCGCCGTCGCTGGTTTATCATTCCGGCCAGAGTTTGGGTTTGGCCATGGGCCAAATTGCCGCCGCCAATATCGATAAAGACCTGGAAACCTATGTCGGCAAAATCAAATTACTCTGCCGGCAGCTGAGCATAGGCTTGGTGGTACCCGACAAAGTGGATTTGTCGGCGGGTGTGTTGGAATTGCGGGTGGACGAATGCGTATCCTGCGCCGGCATCCACCACGTCTCCGCGCCTATCTGCCATTTCGAAGCAGGCATGGTCGGCGGCATTGTCAGAACGTTTTTCAACCGCAATGTGAAAGCCACGGAAACCAAGTGTAATGCGCTCGGCGACAAGACGTGCTTGATCCGCGTGGATTTACTGTAG
- a CDS encoding OmpA family protein, with the protein MKKTRSLDHDGLDGIIPSAAKARSKADIASVKSDKLPAKSSRGKVVWLFTGLGSLLVGGFLLQAVLQNPSSMSSQLASAGDSSGSVPPGRNTPLVPAPEQRSDQATDAAPPVADSTPKVVAMAEQQDLSDAEAAANPIPGSDKQQPVELPTEPTGAGIAKSPVLNGGQPDAMAPFTVYFKFDSSKLTLASANSANELLSAAKNCQSLIKLNGHTCNLGSDAANLQLGLMRANAVKKLLLAKGIGATAIITASEGMRKPVAPNDTKEGQALNRRVELQCVDN; encoded by the coding sequence ATGAAAAAAACTCGGTCTCTCGATCACGACGGTTTGGACGGTATTATTCCATCTGCGGCTAAAGCCCGATCCAAAGCCGACATCGCGTCAGTAAAATCCGATAAATTGCCGGCTAAATCCAGTCGCGGGAAAGTGGTTTGGTTGTTTACTGGTTTGGGTTCGCTGTTGGTCGGTGGCTTTTTGCTACAGGCGGTATTACAAAATCCCTCATCGATGTCCAGTCAGCTGGCGTCGGCTGGCGACTCAAGCGGTTCAGTGCCTCCGGGCCGAAACACTCCTTTAGTACCAGCCCCGGAACAAAGGTCGGATCAGGCTACTGATGCCGCCCCACCGGTTGCCGACTCGACGCCGAAAGTCGTTGCGATGGCCGAGCAGCAAGATTTGTCCGACGCGGAAGCGGCGGCAAATCCAATTCCTGGAAGTGATAAGCAACAGCCTGTTGAGTTGCCTACCGAGCCTACCGGGGCCGGCATAGCAAAATCGCCTGTGCTTAATGGCGGTCAACCGGACGCGATGGCACCCTTTACCGTGTATTTCAAATTCGATTCCAGCAAATTGACGCTGGCGTCGGCCAACAGCGCCAACGAGTTACTAAGTGCTGCGAAAAATTGTCAGAGCCTGATTAAGCTGAATGGACACACCTGCAATTTGGGTAGCGATGCCGCTAACTTGCAGTTGGGTTTGATGCGGGCCAATGCGGTAAAAAAATTATTGCTTGCCAAAGGTATCGGCGCAACAGCCATCATCACCGCATCGGAAGGTATGAGAAAACCGGTGGCACCGAACGATACCAAAGAGGGCCAGGCCTTAAACCGCCGGGTCGAACTGCAGTGTGTGGATAATTAA
- the amrS gene encoding AmmeMemoRadiSam system radical SAM enzyme: protein MTTFLSADTVTTNYWHVLDDGKVQCDVCPRFCKLHEGQRGLCFVRQNLDGQIAMTSYGRSSGFAIDPIEKKPLNHFLPGTPIFSFGTAGCNLACKFCQNWDISKSREMDTLMSRAAPEAIARAALEHGCSSVAVTYNDPVVFHEYAIDTAQACRELGLKSVAVTAGYVCAEPRAEFYRYMDAANVDLKAFSEDFYHKITGGHLQPVLETLQYLKHETPVWLELTTLLIPGANDSEAELEAMTQWVVEHLGPDVPMHFTAFHPDWKMLDTPPTPRSTLLLARSIALKNGVRYTYVGNVHDKSAESTYCHSCGKLLIGRDWYELSGWNLDAAGNCRFCGTSCAGEFNPLPGDWGAKRQEVRF from the coding sequence ATGACTACATTCCTCAGCGCAGATACTGTGACCACCAATTACTGGCACGTGTTGGACGACGGCAAAGTGCAGTGCGACGTGTGCCCACGCTTTTGCAAATTGCATGAAGGCCAACGCGGATTGTGCTTTGTGCGCCAGAATCTGGACGGGCAAATCGCAATGACCAGTTACGGCCGCTCCAGCGGTTTTGCCATTGATCCTATCGAGAAAAAACCGCTGAATCATTTTTTGCCCGGTACACCGATTTTTTCTTTCGGCACCGCCGGCTGCAATTTGGCCTGCAAATTCTGCCAGAACTGGGACATCAGCAAGTCACGGGAGATGGATACCCTGATGAGCCGGGCCGCGCCGGAAGCGATTGCCAGGGCCGCGCTGGAACACGGTTGCAGCAGCGTCGCCGTTACCTATAACGACCCTGTAGTCTTTCACGAATACGCCATCGATACGGCCCAGGCCTGCCGGGAGCTGGGCTTAAAGTCCGTTGCTGTTACGGCGGGATATGTTTGTGCCGAGCCGCGCGCCGAGTTTTACCGGTATATGGATGCCGCTAACGTCGATTTAAAAGCCTTTTCTGAAGATTTTTATCACAAGATCACCGGCGGTCATTTGCAGCCTGTGTTGGAAACCTTGCAATATTTGAAACACGAAACCCCGGTCTGGTTGGAATTGACCACACTGCTGATTCCCGGTGCGAATGACTCGGAAGCTGAATTGGAAGCGATGACGCAATGGGTGGTCGAGCACTTGGGTCCTGATGTGCCTATGCATTTCACCGCGTTTCATCCGGATTGGAAAATGCTGGATACGCCGCCCACGCCGCGTTCGACATTATTGTTGGCACGCAGTATTGCCTTGAAAAACGGCGTGCGCTACACCTATGTCGGCAATGTCCACGACAAGTCGGCGGAGAGTACCTATTGCCACAGTTGCGGCAAGCTGTTGATCGGCCGCGATTGGTACGAATTGTCGGGCTGGAATCTGGACGCAGCTGGCAATTGCCGGTTTTGCGGTACTTCGTGCGCGGGCGAATTCAATCCGCTCCCTGGTGATTGGGGGGCGAAGCGGCAGGAGGTGAGATTTTAA
- the amrB gene encoding AmmeMemoRadiSam system protein B, translated as MNRKPAVAGRFYPAHPQQLHDAVSGYLHGVSQTGKVPKAMIVPHAGYIYSGPIAATAYARLKPAAASITRVVLIGPSHRVAFRGLAVSRTHAYSSPLGDVEVDRAAIDALLSLPFVEYIEQAHTLEHSLEVHLPFLQEVLQQFTLVPIVAGDASPEQVSQALDLLWGGDETLLVVSSDLSHYHDYDTAKRLDQATSRMIEHLQYREICGEAACGKVPVNGLLKLLEQKGLAIKTIDLRNSGDTAGDKQQVVGYGAYVVD; from the coding sequence ATGAACAGAAAACCCGCCGTTGCAGGACGGTTTTATCCTGCCCACCCCCAGCAACTCCATGACGCGGTCTCCGGCTATTTGCACGGTGTAAGCCAAACCGGCAAAGTCCCCAAAGCCATGATCGTCCCGCATGCCGGCTACATTTATTCCGGACCGATAGCCGCTACCGCCTATGCCCGTTTAAAACCAGCCGCTGCCAGTATTACCCGCGTCGTACTGATCGGCCCCTCGCATCGCGTGGCGTTTCGCGGTCTGGCGGTCAGTAGAACCCACGCTTACAGCTCACCGCTAGGCGATGTCGAGGTGGACCGAGCCGCTATCGACGCATTGCTGTCTTTGCCGTTTGTCGAATACATCGAACAAGCCCACACTCTGGAACACAGCTTGGAAGTACATCTACCGTTTTTACAGGAAGTTTTACAGCAATTCACGCTGGTCCCCATCGTTGCCGGCGACGCCAGTCCCGAACAAGTCAGTCAGGCTCTGGACCTGTTGTGGGGCGGCGATGAAACCTTGCTGGTGGTCAGCTCAGACCTCAGCCATTATCACGACTATGACACTGCCAAACGCCTGGATCAGGCGACCAGCCGGATGATAGAGCATTTGCAATACCGCGAAATATGCGGAGAAGCCGCCTGCGGCAAGGTGCCGGTCAATGGCTTGTTGAAACTGTTGGAGCAAAAAGGTCTAGCGATTAAAACCATAGATCTGCGTAATTCCGGCGACACGGCCGGCGACAAGCAACAAGTCGTGGGGTACGGTGCCTATGTCGTTGACTGA
- the amrA gene encoding AmmeMemoRadiSam system protein A: MSLTETLQNELLALARQSIEHGLQTGRPLPAKLDDYPEELRQTRATFVTLERNGQLRGCIGMLEALRPLAEDVAENAFAAAFRDPRFPPLAAGELADLDVHISVLSPAAAMTFASEADLLAQLRPGVDGIILQEGHRRGTFLPSVWEDLPHPKQFLQHLKQKVGFPASYWSDTIQAYRYTTEMFG; the protein is encoded by the coding sequence ATGTCGTTGACTGAAACCCTGCAAAATGAGTTGCTGGCGCTAGCCCGGCAATCCATAGAACATGGCCTGCAAACCGGTCGGCCGTTGCCGGCCAAACTGGATGACTATCCGGAGGAACTGCGCCAAACCCGCGCGACCTTCGTCACGCTGGAACGCAACGGCCAGTTGCGCGGCTGTATCGGCATGCTGGAAGCGTTGCGGCCTTTAGCGGAAGACGTAGCCGAGAATGCTTTTGCGGCCGCCTTCCGCGATCCGCGTTTTCCGCCCTTAGCTGCCGGCGAACTGGCTGATCTTGACGTGCATATCTCGGTGCTTAGCCCCGCCGCAGCGATGACATTCGCCTCGGAAGCAGACCTTCTCGCGCAACTTCGCCCCGGCGTAGATGGCATCATATTGCAAGAAGGCCACCGGCGCGGCACCTTCCTGCCCTCGGTGTGGGAGGACTTGCCCCATCCCAAACAGTTTTTGCAACATCTAAAACAAAAGGTCGGTTTCCCTGCTTCCTACTGGTCGGATACCATCCAGGCCTACCGCTATACCACCGAAATGTTCGGCTGA
- the zwf gene encoding glucose-6-phosphate dehydrogenase — MKNHNYKPCDLVIYGALGDLSKRKLLISLYRLEQSKLLEQDTRIIGVDRLDETSAGFVEIAHNSLKSHLSIPIDDEIWGRLANRLSYIKIDLTQPEQYLQLNSAVDPEKRVMVNYFAVAPFLFKNICQGLQSCGVLTRESRMVMEKPIGNDLKSSKEINDVVADVFHEDQVYRIDHYLGKETVLNLLALRFANSIFTTNWNHNTIDHIQITVGEDIGIEGRWEYFDKTGQLRDMLQNHLLQILTFVAMEPPADLEAESIHMEKIKVLKSLRPITARNVEEKTVRGQYTGGFIKGAAVPGYLEEEGANKESTTESFVAIRVDIDNWRWAGVPFYMRTGKRMPNKRTEIVVNFKQLPHNIFKDSFRDLPANKLVIHLQPNEGVDVVMLNKVPGIDGNIKLQQTKLDLSFSETFKKNSIFGGYEKLILEALRGNPTLFLSREEIEQAWAWVDSIQDAWAQSHSAPKSYPAGSWGPIASVALLARDGRAWEE; from the coding sequence ATGAAAAACCACAATTACAAGCCCTGCGACCTGGTCATCTACGGCGCATTGGGCGATTTATCCAAGCGAAAGTTATTGATTTCTCTATATCGATTGGAACAATCCAAACTATTGGAGCAGGACACTCGCATCATCGGCGTTGACCGCCTCGACGAAACCAGCGCAGGTTTCGTCGAAATCGCTCATAACAGCCTAAAGTCGCATTTGAGCATACCCATTGATGACGAAATCTGGGGCCGCTTAGCAAATCGACTGTCATATATAAAAATCGACTTGACTCAGCCGGAGCAATATTTGCAGTTGAATAGCGCGGTCGACCCGGAAAAACGGGTGATGGTTAACTATTTCGCAGTGGCGCCGTTTCTGTTCAAGAACATCTGCCAAGGCCTGCAAAGCTGTGGTGTGTTGACGCGGGAATCGCGGATGGTGATGGAAAAACCCATCGGCAACGACTTAAAGTCGTCGAAAGAAATCAACGATGTGGTCGCCGACGTGTTTCACGAAGACCAGGTCTATCGCATCGACCACTATCTGGGCAAAGAAACGGTGTTAAATCTGCTGGCCCTGCGTTTCGCCAACTCGATCTTCACCACCAACTGGAACCACAACACCATCGATCATATCCAGATCACGGTTGGCGAGGACATTGGCATCGAGGGTCGCTGGGAATACTTCGACAAAACCGGCCAGTTGCGCGACATGCTGCAAAATCATTTGCTGCAGATTCTGACCTTTGTAGCGATGGAACCGCCCGCAGATTTGGAGGCGGAAAGCATCCACATGGAAAAAATCAAGGTGTTGAAATCCTTACGACCGATTACCGCGCGCAATGTTGAAGAAAAAACCGTGCGCGGCCAATACACCGGCGGCTTCATCAAAGGCGCCGCGGTACCAGGTTACCTGGAAGAAGAAGGTGCGAATAAGGAAAGCACCACCGAAAGTTTCGTGGCGATTCGCGTCGACATCGACAACTGGCGCTGGGCCGGCGTACCATTTTATATGCGTACCGGCAAACGCATGCCCAACAAACGTACCGAGATCGTCGTCAACTTCAAGCAATTGCCGCATAACATCTTCAAGGACAGCTTCCGCGATCTGCCGGCCAACAAACTGGTGATCCATTTGCAACCCAACGAAGGCGTGGACGTGGTGATGCTGAACAAGGTGCCGGGCATAGACGGCAATATCAAATTGCAACAAACCAAGCTGGACTTAAGTTTTTCGGAAACCTTCAAGAAAAACAGTATTTTCGGCGGTTACGAAAAACTGATTCTGGAAGCCCTGCGCGGCAATCCAACGCTGTTTTTAAGCCGCGAGGAAATCGAACAAGCCTGGGCCTGGGTCGACTCGATCCAGGATGCCTGGGCGCAAAGCCACAGCGCTCCAAAATCTTACCCGGCTGGCAGCTGGGGGCCGATTGCCTCAGTGGCATTGTTGGCCCGCGACGGCCGCGCCTGGGAAGAGTAA
- the pgl gene encoding 6-phosphogluconolactonase, which yields MVREFFFEQRTHLFTALVAECQDVLSEAVSKHGQATLLVSGGSTPAPLYEALSKSDLNWKKIKVALVDERWVDDQHSASNEALIRRSLLVNNAKNVEFIGMKTPAAKAKQGQAETEGRYAKLPQPFTLSIVGMGPDGHTASLFPHAEGLADALSADNQNLTAAISAVESEVTGTNTERLTLTRNALLKSERIVILFTGEDKLAVFSTAQKPGPVEDMPIRALLNQEDVPVELYWAP from the coding sequence ATGGTTAGAGAATTTTTTTTCGAACAACGCACCCACCTGTTTACCGCATTGGTGGCTGAATGCCAGGATGTTTTGTCCGAAGCAGTCAGCAAACACGGTCAGGCGACTTTATTGGTATCCGGCGGTAGCACCCCTGCCCCACTTTACGAAGCTTTATCCAAATCCGATCTGAATTGGAAAAAAATCAAGGTGGCGTTGGTGGATGAACGCTGGGTGGACGATCAACACAGCGCCAGCAACGAGGCACTCATTCGCCGCAGCCTGCTGGTCAACAACGCCAAAAACGTTGAATTCATCGGCATGAAAACCCCGGCTGCCAAGGCCAAACAAGGCCAGGCCGAAACTGAAGGCCGTTACGCCAAATTGCCGCAGCCTTTCACGCTGAGTATCGTCGGCATGGGCCCGGACGGCCACACCGCTTCCTTGTTTCCGCACGCCGAAGGTCTGGCCGATGCATTGAGCGCGGACAATCAAAACCTGACCGCAGCCATTTCCGCCGTTGAAAGCGAAGTGACCGGCACTAACACAGAGCGACTAACCTTAACCCGTAACGCGCTGCTAAAGTCCGAGCGCATCGTGATTCTCTTCACCGGTGAAGATAAATTGGCGGTATTCAGTACCGCCCAGAAACCCGGCCCGGTGGAAGACATGCCGATTCGCGCCTTGTTGAATCAGGAAGACGTGCCGGTCGAATTATATTGGGCACCTTAG
- a CDS encoding methyltransferase domain-containing protein, translated as MYTENIKKDVLLFVKATLTNQIAKFLPGFYVRITAQTGRGEGEGNSDEIADYFYQCCRDYREQLGLDEAEFRAYLSDKTILEYGPGDILGVALLLRAYGAKTIHCVDRFPLNKISEKNMLVYQALINRLAGDEKQRAMSVFNVPGDPESGFNRDIIEYSVTNSGLSGETDIYDLIISRAVLEHVNDLEATFLDIKNALKAAGTSIHKVDLKSHGLDRYRPFDFLTWSNASYRLMYSHKGFPNRWRVNKYVQAAQNARLSIKNLAANETLSHEKIDTIAPYLAEDFRNISKEELSWLSFWMVLEHVD; from the coding sequence TTGTATACCGAAAATATTAAAAAAGATGTACTCCTGTTTGTAAAAGCAACTCTCACAAACCAAATAGCCAAATTTTTGCCTGGCTTTTATGTGCGAATCACTGCGCAAACAGGTCGAGGCGAAGGCGAAGGCAACAGCGATGAGATAGCCGACTATTTCTACCAATGTTGCCGGGATTATCGCGAACAACTTGGCCTGGACGAAGCCGAATTCAGGGCTTACCTGTCAGATAAAACCATTCTGGAATATGGCCCCGGCGATATTCTCGGCGTGGCTCTACTGTTGCGTGCCTACGGTGCGAAGACCATACACTGTGTCGACCGTTTCCCGCTGAACAAGATCAGCGAAAAGAACATGTTGGTCTACCAAGCGTTGATCAATCGTCTTGCAGGCGATGAAAAGCAAAGAGCGATGAGTGTTTTCAATGTCCCAGGCGACCCTGAGAGCGGTTTTAATAGAGATATTATCGAGTATTCAGTCACAAACAGCGGCTTATCCGGGGAAACTGACATCTACGACCTGATTATATCCAGAGCTGTTTTAGAACACGTCAACGACTTGGAAGCAACCTTTTTAGATATTAAAAACGCTTTAAAAGCCGCCGGAACATCGATTCATAAAGTCGATTTAAAAAGCCACGGTTTGGACCGGTATCGGCCTTTCGATTTTCTGACTTGGTCGAACGCGAGCTACCGATTGATGTATTCTCACAAAGGTTTCCCCAATAGATGGCGAGTCAATAAATATGTGCAAGCGGCCCAAAATGCTCGATTATCCATCAAAAATTTAGCCGCTAATGAAACACTGAGCCACGAAAAAATCGACACCATCGCACCTTATCTTGCCGAAGACTTTCGGAACATTTCCAAAGAAGAGCTCAGCTGGCTTAGTTTCTGGATGGTTTTAGAACATGTCGATTAG
- the edd gene encoding phosphogluconate dehydratase — protein sequence MHPILEKITADVVERSRESRATYLARIDAAVDKGPHRGTLACGNLAHGFAACASGEKDDLAQAQKANVGIISAYNDMLSAHEPYQHYPELIKQAVREAGGVAQFAGGVPAMCDGVTQGQPGMELSLFSRDVIALSTAIGLSHNMFDAALYLGVCDKIVPGLLIGALSFGHLPAVFVPAGPMPSGLPNKEKVRIRQLYAEGKVGRKELLESESQSYHSPGTCTFYGTANSNQMMVEIMGLHLPGSSFVNPYTPLRDELTKAAAKQVLKFTALGDDFRPIAHVIDEKAILNALIGLLATGGSTNHTIHLIAIARAAGVIINWDDFDRLSKVVPLLAKIYPNGSADVNHFHAAGGMGVLIAELLRSGLLHGDILTIGDQRGMAQYSQEPKLADGVVHWEEGPGTSLDAAVISSVAKPFAAGGGLHVMHGNLGRGVSKISAVAEQHQVVTAPALVFDDQDDVVAAFKRGELEKDCIVVLRFQGPKANGMPELHKLTPPLGVLQDRGFKVALITDGRMSGASGKVPSAIHMCPECIDGGPLAKVHDGDIIVLNTQTGEVNVQVDQAEFDARVAAANSAKGHHYGMGRELFGAFRAHASSAETGATNLFYVD from the coding sequence ATGCATCCGATATTAGAAAAAATTACTGCCGACGTGGTGGAACGTAGCCGGGAAAGCCGCGCGACTTATCTAGCCCGCATCGATGCCGCCGTCGACAAAGGACCGCATCGCGGCACACTGGCCTGCGGCAATCTGGCTCACGGCTTTGCGGCCTGCGCCAGTGGCGAAAAAGACGACTTGGCACAAGCCCAAAAAGCCAATGTCGGCATTATTTCCGCCTACAACGACATGCTGTCCGCTCACGAACCCTATCAACACTACCCGGAACTGATCAAACAGGCGGTGCGCGAAGCCGGCGGCGTGGCGCAATTCGCCGGCGGCGTGCCAGCTATGTGCGACGGCGTCACCCAAGGCCAACCCGGCATGGAATTATCGCTGTTTAGCCGTGATGTCATCGCGCTATCCACCGCAATCGGCCTGAGCCACAACATGTTCGACGCCGCATTGTACTTAGGCGTCTGCGACAAAATCGTCCCCGGTTTATTGATCGGCGCCTTGAGCTTCGGCCATTTGCCGGCGGTGTTCGTGCCGGCCGGCCCTATGCCCAGCGGCCTGCCAAACAAGGAAAAAGTCCGTATCCGCCAGCTATACGCGGAAGGCAAAGTCGGCCGCAAGGAATTGCTGGAGTCGGAATCGCAGTCCTACCACAGCCCCGGCACCTGCACATTTTACGGCACCGCCAACAGCAACCAGATGATGGTCGAAATTATGGGTCTGCACTTACCGGGCAGCTCATTCGTTAATCCTTACACCCCGCTGCGCGACGAACTTACCAAAGCCGCCGCCAAACAGGTATTGAAATTCACCGCACTCGGCGACGATTTCCGGCCAATTGCGCATGTCATCGACGAAAAAGCGATTTTGAACGCATTGATCGGTTTGCTCGCCACTGGCGGCTCGACTAATCACACCATCCATTTAATCGCGATTGCCCGTGCGGCCGGCGTGATCATTAACTGGGACGATTTCGACAGGCTGTCTAAAGTGGTACCGTTATTGGCAAAGATTTATCCCAACGGTTCCGCAGACGTCAATCACTTCCATGCCGCCGGCGGCATGGGCGTGTTAATTGCAGAACTTTTACGTAGCGGCCTGTTGCATGGCGATATTCTCACCATCGGCGACCAACGCGGCATGGCCCAATACAGCCAGGAACCGAAACTGGCCGATGGCGTAGTGCATTGGGAAGAAGGGCCGGGCACGTCGCTGGACGCAGCGGTGATCAGTTCGGTAGCCAAACCGTTCGCGGCCGGTGGCGGTTTGCATGTGATGCACGGCAACCTCGGTCGCGGTGTATCGAAAATCTCGGCGGTTGCGGAACAGCATCAAGTCGTCACTGCCCCGGCGCTGGTATTCGACGACCAGGACGACGTGGTCGCCGCCTTCAAACGCGGCGAACTGGAAAAAGACTGCATCGTGGTATTACGTTTCCAAGGCCCGAAAGCCAACGGCATGCCTGAGCTGCATAAACTCACGCCGCCATTGGGCGTGCTGCAAGATAGAGGTTTTAAAGTCGCTTTGATTACGGACGGTCGCATGTCCGGTGCCTCCGGCAAAGTACCGTCGGCCATTCACATGTGTCCGGAATGCATAGACGGCGGCCCGTTGGCTAAAGTCCACGATGGAGACATTATCGTGCTAAACACTCAAACCGGCGAAGTGAATGTACAAGTCGATCAAGCCGAATTCGATGCCCGAGTAGCGGCAGCCAACAGCGCCAAGGGTCATCATTACGGAATGGGCCGCGAATTGTTCGGTGCATTCCGTGCGCATGCCTCATCGGCGGAAACCGGCGCAACCAATCTATTTTACGTCGATTAA
- a CDS encoding bifunctional 4-hydroxy-2-oxoglutarate aldolase/2-dehydro-3-deoxy-phosphogluconate aldolase encodes MSVSIKEVMTTSPVMPVMVINQLDQAVPLARALVAGGLKVLEITLRTPVALDAIRRIKAEVPGAIVGAGTIINLQTLKSAIDAGAEFIVSPGVTDSLLDAALASGVPILPGVITPSEVMRLMDKGITAMKFFPAEAAGGIPMLKSIGGPLPQVTFCPTGGVNPKNAVEYLALSNVACVGGSWMAPSELVDAGDWAEITRRAAEAAALKK; translated from the coding sequence ATGAGCGTATCAATTAAAGAAGTCATGACCACCTCTCCGGTAATGCCGGTGATGGTTATTAATCAACTCGACCAGGCTGTACCGTTGGCGCGCGCGTTGGTGGCAGGCGGTTTGAAAGTATTGGAAATCACGTTGCGTACGCCCGTGGCGCTGGATGCAATTCGTCGCATCAAAGCCGAAGTACCTGGCGCGATTGTCGGTGCCGGCACCATCATCAATTTACAAACGCTGAAAAGTGCCATCGATGCCGGCGCCGAATTCATCGTCAGCCCAGGTGTCACCGACAGCTTGCTGGATGCGGCTCTGGCTTCCGGCGTACCGATTTTGCCAGGCGTGATCACCCCTAGCGAAGTGATGCGTTTGATGGACAAAGGTATTACCGCGATGAAGTTTTTCCCGGCTGAAGCAGCGGGCGGCATCCCGATGCTGAAATCCATCGGCGGCCCGCTGCCGCAAGTGACCTTCTGCCCGACCGGCGGCGTCAACCCGAAAAATGCGGTGGAATATCTGGCACTAAGCAATGTGGCCTGCGTCGGCGGCTCGTGGATGGCACCATCCGAACTGGTCGACGCCGGCGATTGGGCGGAAATTACCCGCCGCGCCGCAGAAGCCGCAGCCTTAAAAAAATAG
- a CDS encoding Dabb family protein, producing the protein MKCLYPVALVCLLAASGTGCAYNPKADHRLQSHKVHHLVIVWLKQAGDEKLRQQYIQESEGLAKLPGVLAYDVGTPAAVNRSRPNAALDESYDVAVSSVYESQQAYEAFLQNPEYLRLAQQVLRPLVDKYKVYDFFE; encoded by the coding sequence ATGAAATGTCTTTACCCTGTTGCGCTAGTGTGTCTGCTGGCGGCCAGCGGCACTGGTTGTGCCTATAATCCCAAGGCCGATCACCGCTTACAAAGCCACAAAGTGCATCACCTAGTCATAGTCTGGTTGAAACAGGCTGGCGATGAAAAACTGCGGCAACAGTATATTCAAGAGAGTGAAGGCCTGGCTAAATTGCCGGGTGTGTTGGCTTACGATGTCGGTACACCGGCGGCGGTTAATCGCAGCCGCCCGAATGCCGCGCTAGATGAAAGTTATGACGTGGCGGTTTCCAGCGTTTATGAAAGCCAACAGGCTTACGAAGCGTTTTTGCAGAATCCGGAATATCTGCGCTTGGCACAACAGGTGCTGCGGCCCTTGGTGGATAAATATAAAGTTTACGATTTTTTCGAATGA